In Wenyingzhuangia fucanilytica, the following are encoded in one genomic region:
- a CDS encoding tetratricopeptide repeat protein — protein sequence MKKTKLIFLVSLFLIFSKNTFSQSNKLDSLYKEIERFTYKDPKRAIKLSKDYYQLAIKQKDTTKAITGLMNLSDIYSNNVNYTGAYDSYWKALLLAEKQNNQFLKGRIYQGLGWLYSFYNRDEEALKYFNFSLAINKELNKENEVNAAYLTSDYFALANFYRIEGDSKMFKVYLDSAVATKKLPYYYNANSNYLEAEIAYQLSNEKKYSRALGKLDSIKTNFSKIEKSYLVVIDYMFGHIYGEMGDFKKSEEAYLESLIHSERSHSHTNYKIMSCDALVELYKKQGDYKKAFEFLKRSKALNDSVFGSKSINNQHLFNLKDTYRITKEKQKQNEQELRLKQLEQEDYIWFLKYVILVTSIVFILIFGYLFIRNLRNKHRNEKRVLKERQEQELIRKNEVLELKNKELTVSALQLIEKEEFLNNLKNKLSKQKDDNIDKKVIGRMINTIQGSPTSNWKEFEARFTSINQSFYKNLKEKYPNLGQTDQKICALIKLNFSSKEMSSLLGISVESVHTSRYRLRKKLGLDRNDSLSSFINSI from the coding sequence ATGAAAAAAACTAAGCTAATATTTCTCGTTTCATTATTCTTAATCTTTTCAAAAAATACATTTTCTCAATCTAATAAATTAGATAGTTTGTATAAGGAGATTGAGAGGTTTACTTATAAAGATCCTAAAAGGGCAATTAAGTTGTCAAAGGATTATTATCAACTTGCAATTAAACAGAAGGATACTACAAAGGCTATTACAGGTTTGATGAATTTATCTGACATTTATTCAAACAATGTAAATTATACAGGAGCTTATGATAGTTATTGGAAAGCTTTGTTGTTGGCTGAGAAACAAAATAACCAATTTTTAAAAGGTAGAATATATCAAGGTTTGGGTTGGTTGTATAGTTTTTACAATCGAGATGAAGAGGCTTTAAAATATTTTAATTTTTCTTTAGCTATAAATAAAGAGCTAAATAAAGAGAATGAGGTAAATGCGGCGTATTTAACAAGTGATTATTTTGCTTTGGCCAATTTTTATAGAATTGAAGGAGATTCTAAAATGTTTAAAGTATATCTAGATAGTGCTGTAGCTACTAAAAAACTGCCATATTATTATAATGCGAATAGTAATTATCTAGAGGCAGAAATAGCTTATCAGTTGTCAAATGAAAAAAAATATAGTAGGGCATTAGGTAAACTAGATTCCATTAAAACTAATTTCTCGAAAATTGAAAAGTCTTACTTAGTTGTTATTGATTATATGTTTGGTCATATATATGGAGAAATGGGGGATTTTAAAAAGAGTGAAGAAGCTTACTTAGAGTCTTTAATTCATTCAGAGAGAAGTCATAGTCATACTAATTATAAAATAATGAGTTGTGATGCGCTTGTTGAGCTGTATAAAAAACAAGGAGATTACAAAAAGGCATTTGAGTTTTTAAAGAGGTCTAAAGCATTAAATGATAGTGTTTTTGGAAGTAAAAGTATAAATAATCAGCATTTATTCAATCTAAAGGATACCTATAGAATTACCAAAGAAAAACAAAAACAAAACGAGCAAGAGTTAAGGTTAAAGCAACTAGAACAAGAAGATTATATATGGTTTTTAAAATATGTAATCTTAGTAACCTCAATTGTTTTTATTTTAATTTTTGGGTATTTATTTATCAGAAACTTAAGGAATAAACACCGAAATGAAAAAAGAGTATTAAAAGAAAGACAAGAGCAGGAGTTGATTAGAAAAAACGAAGTTCTGGAGTTAAAAAATAAAGAATTAACGGTATCTGCTTTACAGTTAATAGAAAAAGAAGAGTTCTTAAACAATTTAAAGAATAAGCTTTCTAAGCAAAAAGACGACAATATTGATAAAAAAGTAATTGGTAGAATGATTAATACGATACAAGGGAGTCCAACTAGTAATTGGAAAGAATTTGAGGCGAGGTTCACTAGTATTAATCAAAGTTTCTATAAGAACTTAAAAGAAAAATATCCTAACCTTGGTCAAACAGATCAAAAGATATGTGCTCTAATAAAGTTGAACTTCTCTAGTAAGGAAATGTCATCCTTGTTGGGTATTTCTGTAGAGAGTGTTCATACGTCAAGATACAGATTGAGAAAAAAACTAGGACTTGATAGAAATGATAGTCTATCTAGTTTTATAAATTCAATATAA